A genomic window from Nitrospira sp. includes:
- the rplD gene encoding 50S ribosomal protein L4, with amino-acid sequence MPIVDVVDAQKKKVGSVDLPSEVFGCKPHAPLVHEAVVMQRACGRQGTASTLRRGEVSGSGKKPWKQKHTGRARAGSLRSPVWRHGGTVFGPKPRSYAFGMPKKKYRAAIQSALSAKVLEGSVVVVSELSIAEAKTKLLASALAKLGIVGNALLVVADQNSHVVQAGKNLSNVIVLRPEELNVYDVLRCHSLVIPQSELDRVKEVWS; translated from the coding sequence ATGCCGATCGTTGATGTGGTAGACGCACAGAAGAAAAAGGTGGGGAGTGTCGACTTGCCGAGCGAAGTGTTCGGCTGTAAACCTCACGCCCCTCTTGTTCATGAGGCAGTGGTGATGCAGCGTGCCTGTGGTCGTCAAGGGACCGCATCGACCCTGCGTCGTGGGGAAGTCAGTGGGTCCGGTAAGAAGCCTTGGAAGCAGAAGCATACGGGTCGCGCGCGTGCGGGATCGCTTCGCTCGCCTGTCTGGCGACATGGTGGAACCGTATTTGGCCCGAAGCCGAGAAGTTACGCGTTCGGGATGCCCAAGAAAAAGTATCGAGCGGCTATTCAAAGTGCCTTGTCAGCCAAGGTGTTGGAGGGGAGTGTTGTCGTCGTTTCAGAATTGAGTATTGCTGAAGCCAAGACGAAGCTGTTGGCGTCTGCCTTGGCGAAACTCGGAATCGTTGGCAATGCATTGCTTGTAGTTGCAGATCAAAACTCTCACGTTGTGCAGGCGGGGAAGAATCTTTCGAATGTGATCGTGCTACGTCCTGAAGAGCTCAATGTCTATGACGTGTTGCGCTGTCACTCGTTGGTCATTCCTCAGAGTGAGTTAGATCGAGTGAAGGAGGTGTGGTCATGA
- a CDS encoding 50S ribosomal protein L23: MKGDLHQVLIQPLLTEKITALREQGNTVGFLVHPDANKIQIRQAVETLLKVKVARVNVVNIRGKVKRLGRFVGRRSDWKKAFVTLKEGEKLELYESV, from the coding sequence ATGAAAGGCGACCTACACCAGGTGCTAATTCAGCCATTGCTGACCGAGAAAATCACTGCCTTGCGTGAGCAAGGAAATACCGTTGGTTTTCTTGTTCATCCGGATGCGAATAAGATTCAAATTCGGCAGGCCGTTGAAACCCTGTTGAAGGTGAAGGTTGCCCGCGTCAATGTGGTAAATATTCGTGGCAAGGTGAAACGTCTTGGCCGATTTGTTGGTCGGCGCTCTGATTGGAAGAAGGCGTTTGTCACGTTGAAGGAAGGCGAGAAGCTGGAGCTTTACGAAAGCGTCTAG